One Ricinus communis isolate WT05 ecotype wild-type chromosome 2, ASM1957865v1, whole genome shotgun sequence DNA segment encodes these proteins:
- the LOC8288068 gene encoding ubiquitin-fold modifier-conjugating enzyme 1: MEGWDPNTKSTLTQIPLLATKAGPRDGAAWTQRLKEEYKALIAYTQMNKSKDNDWFRISAANPEGTRWTGKCWYVHNLLKYEFDLQFDIPITYPSTAPEIELPQLDGKTQKMYRGGKICLTIHFKPLWAKNCPRFGIAHALCLGLAPWLAAEVPILVDSGMIKHKDDATPSSES; this comes from the exons atggaggGATGGGATCCGAACACGAAATCAACATTGACACAGATCCCACTTCTGGCGACAAAAGCAGGTCCAAGAGACGGAGCAGCATGGACACAGAGATTAAAGGAAGAGTACAAAGCTTTGATCGCATACACTCAGATGAATAAATCAAAAGACAATGACTGGTTTCGAATCTCGGCAGCCAATCCAGAAGGTACACGCTGGACAGGGAAGTGCTGGTATGTCCATAACCTTCTCAAGTATGAATTTGATCTCCAATTCGATATTCCCATTACTTATCCGTCTACTGCTCCCGAGATTGAGTTGCCTCAGCTTGATGGCAAGACCCAAAag ATGTATAGAGGAGGGAAGATTTGCTTGACTATTCATTTCAAGCCGCTTTGGGCTAAAAATTG TCCAAGGTTTGGCATCGCACATGCACTTTGTCTGGGTCTTGCTCCATGGCTAGCAGCAGAGGTTCCCATCCTTGTGGATTCTGGCATGATTAAGCACAAAGATGATGCCACCCCATCCAGTGAATCTTAG